Part of the Hydrogenimonas thermophila genome, ACAAACCAAAGCACTCCATGCAGGATATGAAAAAGATAGCCAAGGCACAATGGCAGTACCAATTTATCAGACAACAGCATATGAGTTTCGTGATGTAGAACACGCTGCAAACCTCTTTGCCCTAAAAGAGCTTGGCAATATCTACACTAGACTAAATAACCCAACCACCGATGTTTTTGAAAAACGATTTGCTGAAATGGAGGGTGGTGAAGCAGCTCTTGCTACTTCAAGCGGAATGGCTGCCATCTTTTATGCAATTGCCAATGCTGCAGAAGCAGGAGATAATATTGTCTGTGCAACACAACTTTATGGCGGAACATTAACTCAAGCTGCTCATACTCTAAAACGCTTTGGTATTGAAGCAAGATTTTTTAATGTACATAAACCAGAAGAGATTGAAAAGCTAATAGATGAAAAGACAAAAGTAATATTCTTTGAGACACTTACAAACCCTAGCATTGATGTTGCAGATATTGAAGCGATTGTAGAGATTGCTAATAAATATAATATCTTAACAGTTGTAGATAATACTGTAGCAACTCCAATCCTTTGTCAGCCTCTAAAATATGGTGTAGATGTAGTAGTTCATAGCGCTAGTAAATATACAACTGGTCAAGGTCTTGCTATTGGCGGAATAATGGTAGAGCGTAAAGGGTTGGTAGAAAAGATTAAAGATAACCCAAGATATCCACAATTTAATGAACCAGATGTAAGCTATCACGGACTTATTTATGTAGATGTGCCACTTCCTGTATATACACTGCGAGCAAGATTAAGCTTGCTAAGAGACCTTGGTGCAGTAGTAGCACCTTTTAATAGCTGGCT contains:
- a CDS encoding O-acetylhomoserine aminocarboxypropyltransferase/cysteine synthase family protein yields the protein MTQQTKALHAGYEKDSQGTMAVPIYQTTAYEFRDVEHAANLFALKELGNIYTRLNNPTTDVFEKRFAEMEGGEAALATSSGMAAIFYAIANAAEAGDNIVCATQLYGGTLTQAAHTLKRFGIEARFFNVHKPEEIEKLIDEKTKVIFFETLTNPSIDVADIEAIVEIANKYNILTVVDNTVATPILCQPLKYGVDVVVHSASKYTTGQGLAIGGIMVERKGLVEKIKDNPRYPQFNEPDVSYHGLIYVDVPLPVYTLRARLSLLRDLGAVVAPFNSWLFIQGLETLPIRMPVHSNSAKKIAQFLEEHPKVLKVNYPGLKSNSNYEMAMKYFKDGMSSGLLSFEVEDFETAKQIVDRTKIFSLVVNIGDSKSIITHPASTTHQQLSDEEMKACGVKPGLIRLSIGLEDPNDLIEDLKLALEG